One segment of Coffea arabica cultivar ET-39 chromosome 7c, Coffea Arabica ET-39 HiFi, whole genome shotgun sequence DNA contains the following:
- the LOC140010274 gene encoding replication factor C subunit 3-like gives MSFTTVMVLYDVDKAADNIQHLIKWIMDCYSDACKLILCCEDEVNILEHVKSRCKVINVEAPVTHEIIEVLIQIAGKEEFELPMSFAARIANKSKQNMRGAIMALEACKAQNYPFSEDQPIALGWEEVLVELAAGILADPSPKRISFIRGKFQKLLADFVHPKLILLKLVEQFLKGVDASSKREIYYWHSYYDKRLPTGTSALLKLEEFTAKFMSIQRRSLNHHQVS, from the exons ATGTCGTTTACTACAGTAATGGTTCTCTATGATGTTGATAAAGCTGCGGATAACATACAacatttgataaaatggattaTGGACTGTTACTCTGATGCTTGTAAACTCATTCTCTGCTGTGAAGATGAAGTAAACATCCTTGAACATGTTAAAAGCCGCTGTAAGGTTATCAATGTTGAAGCTCCAGTCACTCATGAA ATTATAGAAGTTCTAATCCAGATAGCCGGAAAAGAAGAATTTGAACTACCCATGAGTTTTGCAGCTAGAATTGCTAACAAATCAAAGCAAAATATGAGGGGAGCAATTATGGCACTTGAAGCTTGTAAAGCACAAAA CTACCCTTTTTCGGAGGATCAACCAATCGCACTAGGATGGGAAGAGGTCCTTGTTGAACTTGCTGCAGGAATTCTAGCTGATCCATCACCTAAGAG AATATCCTTCATCCGAGGgaaatttcaaaaacttctagcGGATTTTGTTCATCCAAAACTGATTCTTCTG AAGCTTGTTGAACAATTTCTCAAGGGAGTTGACGCCAGTTCAAAAAGGGAAATCTATTACTGGCATTCTTATTAT GATAAGAGACTCCCTACTGGAACAAGTGCTTTATTAAAGTTAGAAG AATTCACAGCCAAGTTTATGAGCATCCAACGGAGGAGTCTGAACCATCATCAGGTCTCCTAG